In the Glycine max cultivar Williams 82 chromosome 19, Glycine_max_v4.0, whole genome shotgun sequence genome, TAGTTTTTAACTGATGCAATAAATGTGTTACATATAGTAGTACTGTATGTAAGTATTAAAGTTAGCATGGAATAGGGTAATGTTAAGTGCAccgatattaaattaattaattacctgcTAACATCAAATGTCACCGAACACAAgttttcttattaatatatttttcttgccGATTAAAACGACCAGTTATCTTATGTATTGTTATCGTCTAAACCTTTAAATTAGCATAAAACCTAATTAACATTAACCTAAAATTAACATTGGTATGCACTTAACTTATGCAAAACACTGCTCTAAAACCTTTTAGCTAGCGTTCACATTTCGGTGTTGAACTGTTGACTTGAtcgacttaaaaaaattatctgaaGTATGACAATAATTTAACCGATTCATTATGTTAACACAAATAGTGACGACGACATACTGATGttaaattttacaatatattAATACTACTTTTTTGTGATATATATTACTCCCTTCATCTCATTTTGTTTGACATTTAAAGTTTTGacactgaaatttaaaaataaaatcaatgttttagattaattttataaaaaatattaagctaGCAAATTCGAAATATATTTCTTATCTTTCATATTAATCAGCTAGGTTAATTATCtctcatttatgttttctttttattttcttactccACAATAAATGGTTAGTAATATAATCACTAAGAAAAAACATGTTTCATTGATATTTTAACTTGACaatcaaataaaacttttttttaaaatgacaaaaaaaggaaatatagcAACTAATTGCTTAGATAGTATATTCTTCTCACATAAGCACCAGCTCTGACATGTAAATATACACAAATACATGTATTTgctatttatgtattttttaagattataaatatttttcattggtCAATTTTATTTGTGTTAAGTAGAATTATTATGAGTAATAAAAATTTTCCTCTGAATAACATAACTCTAACTATTTCTAGGGTTAGAACTCTTGTAcgcgtgtatatatatatatatgaagtccACATGGGTCGCGTAATTTCTTGTTCGCTAAAGCACCAATTGTTAATTAGAAGCATCTCGACTAcattatcaatatataattatgatgATCGACATCTGACAAGATGCTTAAACATATAATGTTAAATTATTGATGCAATAGTAACTACAATCGTCACTGTATGGGACAATTCCTTTAGTTTATCCAATGAAATTGGTTGATAAACAGAAAGGCTTCTGTACAATGTATCTATTATATGTAACAGTAATTGTGAATCATTCAAATGGTTACCTGCCAGTTGGGTCTAACAATTTTCTTATTGGTTCTATATGATGACTAATTATTAGGCTAATTAATTAACTCTCTCTATTCCATTTTGAAAGACgtgttttagtaaaaaaaaaaaaaaagcattgttattattttgattgttaCTGTATTTTATAATGTgaaatattagattttttttatttccttaatcATTTACTGTAaagtaagaaattaattaaaaaaagagtattgataagaaaataaccaaataaatcaaaaagagTAATATTGTTGTGCTGAGAAAATAGAGCAAGGTgtcatttttgttaataaaaactttttttcctgaaaatatataaatgtatgaGTCTATTTCGATAAGcttctataaaaatatttctagaagaaagaaataataagaaaaatatcaaatgagtttttttataaactaaaataaattattcattagttaatttataaatatcacttgattttttaaggaaaatatgagaaattttttataaattagttgataaaaaatcattttaactcataaaagattttatcttatttttttaattaaaagtatttttaaagaaaCTTATCAAAACAACCACTATAAAACAGTCTTAAGACATAAACTATGAACAACAAAGGTTATAGAGTCTAGTGAGTTGGAGAATTGAAGATGCATATGCAGATGGAAGTGTGCTCCAATCGCTCTTTTCTCAGCTTTGCAAGAATCTCTCTCTGACTGCGTCAGCCTTTGTGCTGGTCGTACTTCCGACCGTCTTATTACCAAATGACGAACCCCTTTCTCTTTTTGTCTTTCAAATTCCCTCTCATTCTTCTCAAAACGCTCTTTTACCAACACATTTTCTATTGTTATTATAGTCAAGGATACCCGATAAAATTAAAACCTATATTTTTCCTTCCAAGGGAGGCATTAGAACCTAGTTAGCTACTACTTGGTGATTCACGAGCCATtgccattttctttcatttattttaattattagtttaatcAATGTATCAATTGTTAACTATTAAAGAATTCGAacgttttcataaaaaaaaaaaataaaccaaaagataaaatagtaaataaaagcaaaattttaattacttgaaagacaaaatattaaaatcataacGAAGTATTgcagaaattttatttttaacgaCTACTTTCAATGTATTTCTTCCAATCCaaaataatagttttcttaagttattctatacatataatataataataaataaataaaaattaattttataaaattaatcttatataatcattaatctatttatatattttattatctacTGTTAGTATTATGAAATATATAagtagaaaatataattaatgttacattttgaaaagttaaaataataattattttatgagaatttttttacaCGATAATTATATTTGGACGaaagaaataattcatactaaaacactaaaaagaattataaatgTGTCCCTTTTgacatatttataaatatcatataaagtGTTATATACTGATAATATAGCACAGTATTATACATAGAACATGCTGATAATTCCATTTCTTtctcaacaaaaaaagaataaagtgtaTAACAGTAGGGACAAACCAAATGACTAATCActactatataaatttttaagtaaattttatatttatatgcataattatttttggatttaattAATATGCATAATAGGGTAAAATAATTCCACACTAATAGtcattaataatttaagaaaatatttatttatttattataacataTTGATCATATTTATAACAAATTTGAAAACTCTTTCAGAAGaataataagtttttatataaaacaaaaaaaacaacaaaataattttactcaaaCAAATGATaagttcattcatttttttaaataggcaCACACGTATAAACACGTGCTAATCCGATAAATGTAACTCAATTAATAATATACATTgagtttataaaaattgatatattttaattcccaCATAATATACTCTTTAAGTGTGATTAAACTCTAAGGAGTTTTGAGTGGGTGAAAAGtcttaaatataattagattttaaataattttaacttttactaAATTCTGAACAAACTGAATGATTgttgttattaataaaaaatataaacacttGTCGAATTcatgaatttctttttctttttttctgtaTAATATAATGATACTTCACTCCTATCAATCAATTTCTAAATGGACTTAATAAGGccacttattattatttaactagATTCcctctttaatttgttttttgtttagtgaAATTATAATCTTTGCATAAAATAACTATCTGTCTGTCTCTGTACTGTTGGAGAGTCAGCGCCCTGAATAGTAATTAGTAAGTATGCGGCGTTCTTGTGAACATTTTTCTAtattggattcttggattctaaATGCTAATTAAGACACGTGAGTGTgttctaaattctaatttagCTGTTTatttgaacataaaaaaatcggCATCTACATaattatctctatttttttttttttacttacagATAgagaattagttttatattatttgtctgtctcatttattttgatgttttgacaTTTTGTTTTCCATTCCATTTTGATTGTCATTttataatcttaattaaatgtttaatattttttcctattatatctttattcatttattattgagtgagaaaaaaaagagatatatatgttaaatccaattaatataaataataaaaaagaaaagaaaaaaagactcaagacgtaaaaaagacttaattatacattttgtcttttatttttcataatttcacAAATTTGTCACCCAACTATTTAGCATATTTTGtgacctaattttaaaaaaattgcacattTTTCCATGTCATTAGTTGATCGGGTGGTGTTATTGGGTTACTGCTAATGTAGATTGGTGATGTGATAATATACATGACTGTTAATGTGGCATTGGCATGATAATTAATGTGGTGCTGAGGTGACAAGAGAGTTAAACTATTCATTTTGTCTCTCCccatatgtaatttttttttcatattttatcacCTAATtatgtttgttcattttttcaCTGGCTTTCAAAATTCAACAAATGGTGTTACGTGTGTGCCTGTGTAAATGGTTAGAGAATCCACAAGTGCTAATTTGAGTCTTTTGATgtgtttttttcattcataaaaattaaaaataatataaaaatttatattaatgtatacatcttatttaatgaaatgAGTTAAAATTACATGATAGTCTTTTGTCATGAAGGCTAAATTAGCATTGATAGGGCATTGCCCTTCCGGTCCCTCTCCAAGGTACCATGCAATACTTTcatgatttaaattattttactattgAGTCTAACACCCTAAAGGAGGCCAGAAGCAATTGTTTTATGATACCGTGCGACTTGCCAGGACCATAATTTTCGTCCCTGTAATTTGGTCCATCCTTTTGGATGGAGAATTTAATTCATCAACTTTTTGTCTTCCTGGAAGAAAACTTATAACTTAACTAATTGTCTTGCCAAAATGTGTTCTAATTGCATTGAGAAAATAAACAAAGGATAAATAATTTAGtatgtatttataaataataggtGCTTTGaccgttttttttttatatttttaaatacgattaaaaagaattgaatctaaaatcttataaaaattattcatgactCTCTCACGGCTTTGACAACCCATTAATTAGTGTGTGGTTTGTTgcatgccaaaagttttttcaacATATAGTGTGTGATCCGTTGTCTGACCAATAACCGGTATACATTTTAATGTCGAAAGAATCTTTTATGTATATATCTTAATCTTATAATCGCAGAGCAAAGTTTCTGATATAATATCAGAATTTTTGTACTCAAGTTATCTAAACTTTAATCCTTATTGTTCTTATTCATCTTCAAATTTGTTTGTTCCTACTTCCTAGATATATATAAGGTAGATGAACATCGATCTTTATTGTTTATACTTCAAAGCTAAAGGTCAACAAGGCTGATTCATTTCGTAAAAATATGACTGTGAGTCCAAATCCTGTTATCAACGTGAGAATTTCGTTTACAGTTTTTGAGCTGTGAAGTTATCGTAACCTTGGTAAATTCTGAAAAACTTCAAAGAAAAACTTCAAAttacctaaatttttttataaaacaaaaagaaaaacttcaaaGCCAAAGAATTATTTATGCGTtctcttattttgttttttgcctgcaataaaataaaatcctaatACATACGTTCCACTCTATTTCACGTGCAAAGCATTGTCCATCTTGTATCTTCCTTCTCCTCAAACTAGAAGGGCCTTTAAAAGCTCAAAAGCACTCATCAATAGCACGCAACTTGGCATTTTTCATCTTCACCTTCTTTTTTTCAGGGTAGCCACATAAAAGTATTGTGCATGTGTTTGCCAGAGGGAGAAAGAGGCATGGCACTAGAAGCAGTAGTATATCCCCAACCTCAAGACCCGTTTGGCTACGGAATCAAAGACCCTTCTTACAACTACAACAACTTGTTAGAAGGTGGTGGAGGCAACTGGGGCTTTGAAAAAGAAGAGCAAGGTTTTGTCACTTTTCTGGAGAACCAAACAGAGAATTATCCTTATGGAGAATGGAACTGTTCTCCTTCTCCACCATCCATGTTGCCTCACTTGAATGCATCAAATCCTCAGTCTTCAGAAACCAGCAACATACATAACAACTTAGATAGTTCAATTTCCACCCCTGCTCGTCCCAAAAGGCGCAGAACCAAAAGCAGGAAGAATAAGGAAGAGATTGAGAACCAGAGAATGACTCACATTGCTGTAGAGCGCAACAGAAGGAAGCAAATGAACGAGTATCTCTCTGTTCTTCGCTCTCTAATGCCTGAATCTTACGTCCAAAGGGTACTTCAATTTAACATTTCCTCCACCAAAACATGCTTCTACTTTTCACTTTCTTCAAAGGGAAACCTGCAATTTATTCTAGTTGTGTAAAAATGCATATTTCACTCTCTAATGtttcttaaaacaaataaaataacctTCCCATGATTAATTTGCAGCTAATTAGTTAAGAATTAgccaaaaaaaattaggatCCGGATACACCCTTTTAAACATCATTGCTAAATTACATATGGCACAAACTTGAAGCTACTAatttgcatttttcttttacatctTGAAACGGGTATAATTGATTATGTTCTAATTTAATTCTTTGAGGAATGCAGGGTGATCAAGCATCTATAATTGGGGGTGCTATCAACTTTGTTAAGGAGCTGGAGCAGAGGCTGCAATTTCTTGGTGGtcagaaagagaaagaggagaAATCTGATGTGCCCTTTTCTGAGTTCTTCTCCTTTCCACAGTACTCAACAAGTGCCGGTGGGGGCTGCGACAATTCTACAGCCATGAGTGAGCAAAAGTGTGAGGCTCAGTCTGGCATTGCTGACATAGAAGTGACAATGGTAGAGAGCCATGCAAATCTCAAAATAAGATCCAAGAAACGGCCAAAGCAGCTCTTGAAAATAGTCTCTAGTTTGCATGGCATGCGTCTCACAATCTTGCACCTAAATGTTACCACCACAGGGGAAATTGTCCTCTATTCTCTTAGTGTTAAGGTTTGTGTTACCTTTCTCTTTGGTGTTCTTTTCTTCTCcgaggttttaaattgtggccGTAATCACAGTTAcaattttaacatgattcttgaTATTGTGAGAAATTACAAACAAGAGGGCAACAATCCTAAAAACGTTGATGTCACAATCAAAATCACAGTCATGGACTGTTTTTTAAACCTTATGATACATGTCTTTGTGAGCATTGAAAAGtgtatataaataattgaaaattttcttgtAGGTGGAAGAAGATTGCAAGCTGGGATCAGTGGATGAGATAGCTGCAGCAGTGTACCAAATGCTGGATAGGATTCAACAAGAGTCAATCTTGAATTAAGATTCTGAAGTTGAGCTAATTTGGCCCAATTTTTTTAACCTGATCAAGAAGAccttattatatttgtttctcttttttcaaGTTGTACGTAATTATTGCAACGGCTGTGGATCCTGTTGTTAATCTACTGAAGCACCTTGATCGATGTGGGGTCCTTGGAGGAAGTTTTTGGTTGATTCCTTCTTATTGTCTATCTAGCTACCTCTATTTTTtatccttctctctctttctctctttctgtaCTTTGGGTGGAGAAGGTTGTAGTGTATTGTATTGTGCTTGAGACACATTCAAGTGCTCTCAGTCAATTCTGCTTACCTTGCTTTAATAGCGGTAGGCCATCTCAATCTCAAACAAAAGCCAATTTGTCAAGCCCAAATGCAGAATATCTCAAAGTCActttgaatgaaaaaagataGCCAAAGATTTTAGGAGATTCACATCCACTGTTAACTGTTTAGTccattttttttcccctttcatttggttgttacattttttacttctttctaACCACTACCAGTTAAAACGaaaaatatattgcataagAAAAAACCCGAATATTATATTGATTCTTGTCTCATTATGGACAATAGCTGGAACAAGATAAACATCAAAAGTTATGTTCATTAATACAAAATTCCTAATGTTATCTAATTGTAATATGCTCTGCGAACTATTATCATTTatcagagcttctattctgaGGATTTGACTCAAGCATTATATTGCTCTAGTAGATTGTgtaaaattgattaaatgaaaaataattagtataaaacAATTGTGCATCGGAGATGAAAAGCTATTGTGGACTTGCAGCCAAAGGtcaaatcaaaagaaagaagaCCCGTGTGCTCTACATATGGAACTGTGTATTAGATGGGAACGTTGCGGAACACAGGAAGGAAGAGCTAAATTTTCTCTGCATGCGtcgattttttcatttttcacacTGAACGAAGAACGGTCCATCCTTATCATCATTAGGAAGCTGACTAAACTGAATCCAGGAATCTACAGATAAATTCATGCATCTACTATGTATTCATTATTAAGCGTAGATCGATGTATTCCATTGtttgaatattaaataattgaCATCAGTTACCTtgcttttattatatttttttacatgtcttttaaaacattatccaaattaaataaaataactttttgttaTAAGCAAAATGTTTTCCTTTATTAAAAGAATGTTAACCAGTGTTTTaggatattattaaaaaatttaaaatgttttttattataaaaaagatacCGATATAATTTTACCTCAATTGACATGAGATTTTTCGGCTTAACTGATAGTTTCGAATTTAAGCTTTAAAGTATATAACTTAGTTAAATACTTGTAAGTAATCATACTTGACTGCTTGCGCAAAATCACCACTATCTACATACTTATGGTCtcgtatgaaaaaaataattttaccttAATTTTCAATACACCctgttataaatttaataaaataatatatttattgattctttaattaatgtttttttaataacatcaaGATTAGAACCTAGAACCTTTTGTAAACCATCCAAATTACCTTATCACTAGGCCTACCTAgtgattcaaatttcaattaaacTATTTATAAGACTCTATTGTTAAGTTTATAATGACAATAATAAAGATTGGACTTAAGATCTCATAATCTACTCCAACCTCGCTATTAGGCCAACCCTAATGTGATAATGTTTGCTTCTTTAAACAACTATGTTAACTAGCTCGCAATTTCAAAAAAGGTGCTGTTTTCTTATAAAAGTTATACAAGGTAATGTTattcataaaacaaatttttgtaaatattactctcacttttttctttgtttccttttatgacatttttttatggaattttaTGAGATTACATATCATAcatttctcttttttcactttctatttctctcttataaaaaatattatataaataagattctctctgatgttttttttttcttataaaaaacaaatgataTCGATAGTGATTTCAAGAGACTGTAACTCAAGATTTGCAATAGAAACGTTCTTATTGTTATATTatctaaagaaattatttttcaaaaaaggcCACTTTCACATAATTTTTAGAAGCAAAACATGATCATGACAGCTGTTGACGGGAGGACAAGAGAgactgagaaaagaaaaagaaataggagGGCAGTGATTAATGGTGGCTGTTACGGACAAGTAGGTGAGTTATAGGGATCATCCTTCATTCTTTTTCACTTTCTGAGTctacaatatttttaataactagCTATTGAAAAATGCAAATGATTAGGGCATTGAAGGTAAAAATAATGGCCCCATCAAGTAGTACGATATTCGTAGTCGAATTCCTATgcgaaaaaataaaagaaagtagtGTTGTGGTGGGGCCATCGAATATCTTCAAGAGCAGAATGAAAAGAATAAAGTTACAAtttgcaaatatattttaaacttaaactatttttaaaaagcgAGTGAAGACCTTTTTTGTggttagtattttcattttgagttATTTGAGTTAGCACAAAGCAAATGTGATTTGAGTCAACCAAAACAGTAACTTGTCCAGGTAAAAGAGTTTTCCCTTCGTTGATTTATTCAATTCTGTACTCAAAACCTATTGCATGTATATATTGGAGGTTTGAGTTACCATGATGATTGCTTCTTGAATACTGGACATGATAATTGGCTTCTTATTTAGAAATGGCCCTTCAACTATGGTCTCCTTCTATgcagttttttcaattttaagacCTTGTTCTATTCCTTCATTTGGTTAAGCGAGAATTCCTTCTTCATTCAAATCCAAAATAATAGTGACATACTACATTAATATTTCCAATTTTATTAAGGATCTTCTAGTTCAACTACCTGTTTTTCCAATTTTATAAGAGCATTTTCTGGATCAAGTATGTGTCAGTGAGTCATCATGGTATAAGCTCCATTGCATAAACACATCATCGTGATAGCTCCATCCGACAGACTCAATTAGAATGATAACATCAGTACAAAAACGTAAAAACTCAACACCATTGGCAAGTTACATGCTTATATATTCACTTcaaaggataaaatatttttaccataagaaaaaaatcagTAGAATTTTTTTCCGAAAAGACTTAATTGGCACGCGAGGAAAATTAAtagaatttgttttttgaaaagacTTAATTGGCACGCTTATAACTCATTTGTGTACCCTTTTTAATCCAAAACTTGAAAAACGTCTATCACTTGTTCTTTATGTTTCTCAATAGTATTAAGATGCGATTGGGTTGAAAGAAGAGAATGGATTATTTCCCATTACTGATTGTAAAAGTACAGGGGGCTATTTATAGTTTTACAAATCATCTTACTCATCAGACATTAATCTTCAAACAAGTTTCTTTACCTCCCAGAATCTTCAGAGCCTTCAAAgttcaaaatacaaaataaacataaataaagtattttttttatagaatcaaGATATAGTCGTCAATTTTCCGTCACATGAAGTCTAATTCATTCACATTTGAACTTTGTGCATAAAGTAGTGTCAGATGAAAATGAGTATTATTATCTTCAtaggaaaattaaatataaaaaaaacagtgaTAAGAATAGCACGGTAAAAAGATAAGATGATGATAGTGCGATTTATGTCCTTTGCAGATTTTACTGTCCTTTACAGTATATGTTAGGTCCCGTCCCCTATTTTTAATTGTCAGATTCTAAATGTAAGGTACAAGGGCCTTAGCGTCTGTTTGTGAACTCcagcaaaatatataataataataattcattggTTGTTGATGAAGCTCCAGGGTTGTCTTTTAGAAGATTCCAACTATAACACCGATTTGTCTTCATCTTCCTGTTCTCTTGCGTGGAACATTGCGTACATAGATTCCAACCcaaatttctctctttctctcgtGCCATgaagagaaaattttaattaacaattaaaaaatatgtaaaaaaagtgTGATGGAAATGAAATTACATTACTACCAACATTTCTCTTATTTAAAAGTTTGCTCATGGAAAATAAAGTGGATGAAGCAAAAGGGTTGTTAacttttttggttttgtttttattttatgatcgAAAAAGTATTGTTAACTTAAGTACCCTTTATACCAAGACATAAAGAATAGGGTTGGGTTGCAGCTTTgaggaaaatagaaaacatacaAAAAGAAGAGTTGCAAGGATATATAGGTGCCTCGTAGCATATAGAACATAACATACTGTTGAATTGAAGGCAAGCTATAAAGAAATAGCACGGAGACAGAAGATAGtgactttctttctttctttgatagaaaaatagaataaagtaaaaagacataaagctATTTATTAGAACGATGACAATCACCCCATAACGGGAAATGACATAAAAGTAGAGAAAGAAACTAATAATTGAAGGGGGTCGAAGTGAATGCGATTCTACACTGAATTGGTCCACATGAAAGTTAAGTTAAACAGTTGAATGGCTTTTGAGATTAATGTCGCAATTGAATTCATGATGAAGTTGTTAACTATAGCAAAATAAAAGTGACCCCTTTTTCTTTGGAATTGAAACAATATGTAGAATGATCCAtaccaataatataaaatactaaaatggaCAAAGAGCAAGGGAGCAGAAGATTGGGTCAAAGAGGTGTTGATTACTTAGTTCTGGCTAAATGCTGTGCAGGCATGACATACATCATCTCATTCATTCCCATGACAATCAACGCCAAAAGAGAATCAAATTAACTGTGGCTGGCCCAAACAAACCCTTTCTTGCTGTGTCATAATGAGGCTTTTCAGAAAAGTTCAATAATTTTAGCCCAATCTCAGTTGGGCCCAAAAGTCGAATTCGCTGACGGGACAGCattattaaatagatgaaaaatacTCCAATGGTGGActccaagaaaaagaaaaaacagatgATATAAGATATTGATgaataaattacaatttttagttgcatgtaataaataaaatgacactCTTTATCAATCTTAgcttaatttatttcaattatttaacttaaatcaaaatttaaacctATTTGTGATTCTAGAAAACTAACTTGATTAaacatttaacaaattaaattgaaaataatttatgaataacTTATTTCATTTGAACTCATACTCCTCACTCTATAAAGCTGCGAATGCTATAGGAATTTGTTCCTTTCATTTTGATCCTTTTACTGCAGCCTGCAGGCAATGCAGATAGAGCAATGCCTTTTCCACTTTTTATAGATCCTTTCACTCACTCTTGCATTCAAtattaaatcattaaattatagCAAGTTAATGAATATCGTTAAAATACTTAtcaatgatttaaaataaaaatgatcaaataaaacattCTTCGGAGCAAACATCATACCTAATTCatgttatattatatgattttgaCAATTCTTTAATAATTATTCTTTAGACATTTGTTAGTAGAAGTGAAAATAGCCTCAAATCTAAAGTGCACCCCTCATCTTAGAGGAATCAATTGATTCAAATCCGTCAAACAAGATTTGCATAAATAAGtttgatttgtttaaaaattgaagttttatgTCTAACTTGCTACTTGTTATCCGCTCTTTTTTTTGGATTAATTTGTcgtttttaaaaatctaatttagCATGAtagtttacataaaaaaaatatttcatattagaaaaattatatagaGTTGACTATAAAatctatttcataaaaaaattaaatagattaatCCACCCATGGGTCAATAAGAAAAAACTCTATATAtgagaaaactaaaaataataaaatttaaatttactgATACATAAATCATCATAGGTAAA is a window encoding:
- the LOC100782243 gene encoding transcription factor bHLH94 is translated as MCLPEGERGMALEAVVYPQPQDPFGYGIKDPSYNYNNLLEGGGGNWGFEKEEQGFVTFLENQTENYPYGEWNCSPSPPSMLPHLNASNPQSSETSNIHNNLDSSISTPARPKRRRTKSRKNKEEIENQRMTHIAVERNRRKQMNEYLSVLRSLMPESYVQRGDQASIIGGAINFVKELEQRLQFLGGQKEKEEKSDVPFSEFFSFPQYSTSAGGGCDNSTAMSEQKCEAQSGIADIEVTMVESHANLKIRSKKRPKQLLKIVSSLHGMRLTILHLNVTTTGEIVLYSLSVKVEEDCKLGSVDEIAAAVYQMLDRIQQESILN